A single region of the Silene latifolia isolate original U9 population chromosome 8, ASM4854445v1, whole genome shotgun sequence genome encodes:
- the LOC141595268 gene encoding protein FAR1-RELATED SEQUENCE 5-like translates to MYKAFGDPSSFDSTFLSNRYQMPFCPFVGVNHHGSTILYAVALISYEDTESFEWVFEKWMECMGRAPTVLLTDQCKAMEGAIKKVFPETKHRLCLWHILQNADKNLKDHPQFPQIDRDLRTLVHESITEEELQDKWDDFMEKYNLRRNKWLRGAWDMRQRWMPVFWKDTFCAGMSSTQRSEQTNRFIKTYMSIETGLMQFMKQYEDAIEKKVEDEKVNNAKDIKSPLKWDPMILFEDIFSKVYTNKKLESLGFIKRFRATSKVTEAFWKKDRRSFEVSIDTITGEYKCGCKMFEFRGILCRHIMKCLDVLEKAIPDINTYWIAAQDLVRGYENIRVGYYNPDESERVKRSLEITVKNDYIKRLAMQSEGSSRHL, encoded by the exons ATGTACAAGGCTTTTGGTGACCCATCGTCGTTCGATAGTACATTCCTAAGCAACAGGTACCAGATGCCTTTCTGTCCATTTGTTGGAGTTAATCATCATGGAAGTACAATATTATATGCAGTGGCTTTAATTTCATACGAAGACACAGAGTCATTCGAGTGGGTGTTTGAGAAGTGGATGGAATGTATGGGGAGAGCTCCGACCGTCTTACTAACTGATCAATGTAAAGCAATGGAAGGGGCAATCAAGAAAGTGTTCCCGGAGACTAAACATAGATTATGCCTTTGGCATATTCTTCAAAACGCGGATAAGAATCTAAAAGACCACCCACAATTTCCTCAGATTGACAGAGATTTGCGTACGCTTGTGCACGAGAGTATCACCGAGGAGGAACTGCAAGATAAGTGGGACGATTTCATGGAAAAATACAACTTGCGACGCAACAAATGGTTGAGGGGTGCATGGGATATGAGACAGCGGTGGATGCCTGTTTTTTGGAAAGACACTTTCTGTGCGGGTATGTCTTCTACTCAGAGGAGTGAACAAACAAACAGATTTATTAAAACGTACATGAGCATAGAAACCGGCCTGATGCAATTCATGAAGCAGTACGAGGACGCCATAGAGAAAAAGGTGGAGGACGAGAAAGTCAATAACGCCAAAGACATTAAGAGCCCACTTAAATGGGATCCCATGATATTATTCGAGGATATCTTTAGTAAGGTCTACACAAACAAGAAATTGGAGAG TTTGGGTTTCATCAAGAGGTTTAGAGCCACATCAAAAGTGACAGAAGCATTTTGGAAGAAAGATCGAAGAAGTTTTGAAGTGAGTATTGACACAATCACTGGTGAGTATAAATGTGGTTGTAAGATGTTTGAATTTAGAGGGATCTTATGTCGCCATATCATGAAGTGTCTTGATGTGTTGGAAAAAGCTATCCCAGACATAAATACATATTGGATCGCGGCGCAGGATTTGGTTAGAGGATACGAAAATATTCGGGTTGGGTACTACAACCCGGATGAGTCAGAACGTGTTAAAAGGTCTCTTGAGATAACGGtgaaaaatgattacattaagaGGTTGGCTATGCAAAGTGAAGGGTCTTCTCGCCATTTATAA
- the LOC141595267 gene encoding protein FAR1-RELATED SEQUENCE 5-like, with protein MSNSFDLNALYIEEEGETEVIDENDTTIELLRHATCSKFALSYTYAYKTGFELHVRSSQLLAPFKEQGVRRNGVGDKEPRFHMMNKIRLMCSEGNTTKKSSCITPCKMYVFGKLNHDTGKFVICTCDLVHNHDLNPEVSRHVVNYRHISEYFKARLVLNDRAGIPITRNFNTLVREVGGIHNLHFNGQDAINFINNERRKSRFRGDAKEVLNYFEGLKERESDFYYAC; from the exons ATGTCGAATAGTTTTGATTTAAATGCTTTGTATATCGAGGAGGAGGGAGAAACCGAAGTCATTGACGAGAATGACACAACCATCGAATTGTTACGACATGCGACATGTTCGAAG TTTGCGCTTTCATATACTTACGCTTATAAGACGGGGTTTGAACTTCATGTTCGTAGTAGCCAACTTTTGGCTCCCTTCAAGGAGCAGGGGGTACGTCGAAACGGAGTTGGGGATAAAGAACCACGATTCCACATGATGAACAAGATTAGGCTTATGTGTTCAGAGGGCAATACGACGAAGAAAAGCTCGTGTATAACACCATGTAAAATGTATGTATTTGGGAAATTAAATCACGACACTGGGAAATTTGTAATCTGTACTTGTGATTTGGTACATAATCACGATTTGAATCCTGAGGTTAGCCGGCATGTAGTCAATTATAGGCACATAAGCGAATATTTCAAGGCCAGGTTGGTGTTGAACGACAGAGCTGGCATACCAATTACCCGAAACTTCAACACATTAGTTAGGGAGGTTGGAGGGATTCATAATCTACATTTCAATGGGCAGGACGCGATAAACTTCATCAACAACGAACGTCGCAAAAGTAGGTTTCGTGGTGACGCTAAAGAGGTCTTAAATTATTTTGAGGGCTTAAAAGAGCGAGAATCCGATTTTTACTACGCTTGTTGA